The following coding sequences lie in one Phaeodactylum tricornutum CCAP 1055/1 chromosome 12, whole genome shotgun sequence genomic window:
- a CDS encoding predicted protein, producing the protein MSDNNNTNHRCEPKNDHGESVASVASIYQLNGQRVRHTRINSTKYKDTFDDSRMVVVRYFLDRPGYDLHNATARLWFHPPTICSPEDVRYFLKNQGVSLEGLLIEIYLDTFESFMVLESCAANCVEWSFEGTSYQDPGILNIRLTDLIDATMENVSSTTRLVHPTKYGATKEQANTSPVGLFSFSMVQAMQTMQVMSKLIPDSVAESWTLTNGPYMFFLGGVVQFVVGIFQVLRGNIYGATAFLAFGGFLMADGAGIILRNHFSDAGSRAVELIGVPDPWGNFFRHAYICAFCCVLLKQTLVMNKLTTGLIAVVCTKLAASSFTGWSETFEWMEIALGWIVSVFAFYVFTVEVTNEVYHREVFPMYKWSERHSPEELFGATGRIGTLTSKATKLRQANYPTPLNIRWANTMHGSQQLQDN; encoded by the coding sequence ATGAGTGATAACAACAATACGAACCACAGATGTGAGCCAAAGAACGATCATGGCGAGAGCGTCGCATCTGTTGCTAGCATCTATCAGCTCAATGGACAAAGAGTTCGTCATACACGCATCAACTCTACAAAGTACAAAGACACTTTTGATGATTCTAGAATGGTCGTAGTTCGCTATTTCTTGGACCGTCCGGGCTACGATTTACACAATGCCACTGCCCGCCTCTGGTTCCACCCCCCGACGATTTGCTCCCCCGAAGATGTACGGTACTTTCTCAAGAACCAAGGCGTTTCCCTCGAGGGTCTTCTTATAGAAATATACTTGGACACATTTGAAAGTTTTATGGTGCTAGAATCTTGCGCAGCAAATTGTGTCGAATGGAGCTTCGAAGGGACAAGCTATCAGGATCCAGGTATTTTAAATATACGATTGACTGATCTGATTGACGCCACCATGGAAAATGTATCTTCAACAACTCGGCTAGTTCATCCTACAAAATATGGCGCCACAAAAGAACAGGCCAATACGTCGCCCGTCGGTCTTTTTTCCTTCTCGATGGTTCAAGCCATGCAGACGATGCAAGTCATGAGCAAGTTGATTCCAGACAGTGTCGCTGAATCGTGGACGTTGACCAATGGTCCCTACATGTTTTTCCTTGGAGGGGTAGTTCAGTTCGTGGTGGGAATTTTCCAAGTACTGCGAGGCAACATCTACGGAGCTACTGCTTTTCTTGCGTTCGGAGGCTTTTTGATGGCCGATGGTGCAGGAATAATACTTCGAAATCATTTCTCCGATGCTGGAAGTCGTGCCGTAGAGCTTATTGGAGTTCCCGATCCATGGGGCAACTTCTTCCGTCACGCGTACATCTGTGCTTTCTGTTGTGTATTGCTAAAGCAGACTCTGGTTATGAACAAGCTGACAACTGGCTTGATTGCAGTTGTCTGCACAAAACTTGCCGCAAGCTCTTTCACTGGTTGGAGTGAAACTTTTGAATGGATGGAAATCGCTTTGGGGTGGATTGTATCCGTGTTTGCCTTTTACGTTTTCACAGTCGAAGTGACAAACGAAGTGTATCATCGGGAGGTCTTCCCGATGTACAAATGGTCAGAAAGGCACAGTCCTGAAGAGCTGTTTGGTGCTACTGGTCGCATTGGGACGCTCACATCTAAAGCAACCAAGCTTCGCCAGGCAAACTACCCCACCCCTTTGAATATTCGCTGGGCAAACACAATGCACGGATCGCAACAACTCCAAGACAATTAA